The Apium graveolens cultivar Ventura chromosome 11, ASM990537v1, whole genome shotgun sequence genome has a window encoding:
- the LOC141698438 gene encoding dof zinc finger protein DOF4.6-like: MDTAQWPQEIVVKPLEEIIVTNTTTPQKPSMTSSSSESCKKVNNPQKEVQQQVINCPRCNSTNTKFCYYNNYSLSQPRYFCKTCRRYWTEGGSLRNIPVGGGSRKNNKRSLNSSPSQSNSSASSKKIIIPSADQDHGHLVAVPVVSNSCQDPNKISNVYDHHQDLNLGFSHESSDFKALSQLIQVPNFDNIGNTMANAYSSSSPTNSTTTQHLSAMELLTGIQSTRGMGSTFMPMLSSMSSDNNIPSSNAFLGFPLNTDQYHQFMKPVPALSFSLDNELEIGTNTGSNGTGRHLFPFEDLKLQAPGNAANDHTSDDHRDNAKDHGGDEQSNGFWNGMLGTGGGSW, translated from the exons ATGGATACAGCTCAATGGCCACAG GAGATAGTGGTGAAGCCATTGGAAGAAATAATAGTAACAAACACAACTACACCACAAAAGCCTAGCATGACATCCTCATCATCAGAAAGCTGCAAGAAAGTTAATAATCCACAAAAAGAAGTGCAACAACAAGTTATTAACTGTCCAAGGTGCAATTCAACCAACACCAAGTTCTGTTACTACAACAATTACAGTCTTTCACAGCCTAGATACTTTTGTAAAACTTGTAGAAGGTATTGGACTGAAGGTGGGTCCCTTAGAAACATTCCTGTTGGAGGTGGTTCAAGAAAGAACAACAAAAGATCTTTAAATTCTTCACCTTCACAATCAAACTCATCAGCTTCATCAAAGAAAATTATAATCCCATCTGCAGATCAAGATCATGGTCATCTAGTAGCGGTgcctgtcgtatcgaattcttgtcaggatcctaACAAGATTAGTAATGTTTATGATCATCATCAAGATCTTAATTTGGGATTTAGTCATGAATCGAGTGATTTTAAGGCACTTTCGCAATTAATCCAAGTTCCTAATTTCGATAATATTGGGAATACAATGGCTAATGCTTATTCGAGTTCTTCTCCTACAAATTCGACAACTACTCAGCATCTTTCAGCAATGGAATTGCTGACTGGAATTCAATCAACTAGGGGAATGGGAAGCACATTTATGCCGATGCTTTCGAGTATGAGTAGTGATAATAATATTCCTAGCTCCAACGCATTCTTGGGATTTCCTTTGAATACGGATCAGTATCATCAGTTCATGAAGCCAGTGCCAGCTCTTAGTTTTTCATTGGACAATGAGCTTGAGATTGGTACTAATACTGGCAGTAATGGCACTGGAAGGCACTTATTTCCTTTTGAAGATTTGAAGCTTCAAGCCCCTGGTAATGCAGCTAATGATCATACTTCTGATGATCACCGGGACAACGCTAAAGATCACGGAGGAGATGAGCAGTCTAATGGGTTTTGGAATGGAATGTTAGGCACTGGAGGAGGATCATGGTAA